GTGACCGTTACTAATCAATTTGATTTGCAGCCCGTATGGTCAACCAGCATTGGTTCATCTGAATCATTTAACTTTCATCCTATTGTTGCTGGCGACGCGGTATATGTAGCCTCTCATGGTGGGAACTTGGCAAAGATTGATTTAGCAACCGGCAATAAGGTCTGGTCAGTATCCGTTCCTGAACGTTTGGCTATTGGTCCTGGCTCTGATGGCCGCACTACTGTAGCCGTGAGCACCAAAGGCATGGTCTACGCCTATGACGACACTGGCAAGCCGATGTGGAATGTCAGTGTTGGTAGCGAAGTATTAAGTGAGCCAGTGGTAGCCGGTGGTGTTGTCGTAGTGCGTGCGCTAGACAATCGCTTCATTGGACTGGATGCGCTAACGGGCGCTAAAAAATGGACTTATCAGCGTCAACAGGCTGCATTGTCATTACGTGTCGGCTACGGCATGCTGGCTATTGGCAATGAAGTCATCGTTACTGGTTTCACTGGTGGGCGCTTTGGCATGATTGCTATTGCTAATGGCGGCTTAGTGTGGGAGACACCCGTTTCTTTTCCAAAGGGCTTCTCAGAGATTGAGCGCTTGAATGATGTCACCGCTAAACCAAGTATGGAAGGCGATATCCTCTGCGCAGTCTCTTATCAAGGACGCATTGGTTGCGGGCAGGCTCGTACAGGCAACCTTTTATGGTTCAAAGACTATTCAAGTTATACCGGTACCTCACAAAGCACCGACATGGTTTTCTCAGCAAACGATAAGTCTTATGTCACCGCCTTTGCAACAAAAGACGGTACTCAAGTTTGGGAAAACACACAGCTGACATTCCGTGATGTTGGTGAGTCGCTTGCGGTGGGTAGGGTGTTGCTTATGGGCGATGCTCAAGGTTATATCCATGCATTTTCACAGGCGAATGGCGAGATGGTTGCGCGTATTCGTCACGACAGTAGTCCA
This region of Polynucleobacter sp. JS-JIR-II-50 genomic DNA includes:
- the bamB gene encoding outer membrane protein assembly factor BamB, which produces MTKEMKRLPMRLGAALVLGAVVIALAACSGGSRVRKPADLVTVTNQFDLQPVWSTSIGSSESFNFHPIVAGDAVYVASHGGNLAKIDLATGNKVWSVSVPERLAIGPGSDGRTTVAVSTKGMVYAYDDTGKPMWNVSVGSEVLSEPVVAGGVVVVRALDNRFIGLDALTGAKKWTYQRQQAALSLRVGYGMLAIGNEVIVTGFTGGRFGMIAIANGGLVWETPVSFPKGFSEIERLNDVTAKPSMEGDILCAVSYQGRIGCGQARTGNLLWFKDYSSYTGTSQSTDMVFSANDKSYVTAFATKDGTQVWENTQLTFRDVGESLAVGRVLLMGDAQGYIHAFSQANGEMVARIRHDSSPISAAPIAVGGLILVQSQGGKIAAYSPK